One genomic window of Luteitalea pratensis includes the following:
- a CDS encoding ATP-dependent RNA helicase, whose translation MPALPPLPIDEHVATVREQLRRRRAAVLVAAPGAGKTTRVPPALAVDGTVLVLQPRRAAARALARRVAEEQGWTLAREVGWHVRFEARFSRETRVLFATEGILTARLQQDPLLSGITTVVLDEFHERSVHADLGLALVRQAWLARDDLRVLVMSATIDPAPVARFLNQCPVVNVAGDPHPLSIAYEPDAPLASVVERVLRERPGNILCFLPGSREIDRAAREVEPIACRLGAEVRPLHGTLSAEEQDDVLTPGTTRRIVLATNLAETSVTVPGVRTVIDSGWQKVARYDAARALDTLQTERVSADAADQRAGRAARLGPGVAIRLWADRDKLRPFREPDIARIDLAPVLLAILAWGGNETTFEWFEAPAQQRRADARRLLARLGAVDETGLTAAGRVLARLPLPPRLSRMVVEADGHPDACLIAALLTDGRAPTADGRTTASDLLSLIPGARALPHLRRAAKAVRGALAESQVARTPVRGRDRRADASIDEDVLCRALLSGFPDRVAQRRTEHGDALLLAAGTGARLSPASGVRNAAWLVALDVRGIEGRDAVVQLASGVERDWLAPTHTERRVWVDETGRLRAVRVRRYDALTLQELHDALRPEDRAVLARAWQDAPRTPGDQQLLARLAFAGVELDVADVLASTAADLTRLDQIDLEGALPWDIRQRLLTDAPARLALPSGRTAVLVYDHGRVVRAAVKLQELFGLAETPRIGPRRDPVVFELLAPNGRPVQTTQDLRSFWTTTYAEVRRELRARYPRHPWPEDPWTATPTHRPRPRT comes from the coding sequence GTGCCCGCCCTGCCTCCCCTGCCCATCGACGAGCACGTGGCGACGGTTCGCGAACAGCTGCGACGGCGTCGGGCGGCGGTGCTGGTGGCGGCGCCCGGCGCCGGCAAGACAACACGCGTGCCTCCCGCGCTGGCGGTTGACGGTACGGTGCTCGTGCTGCAGCCGCGTCGTGCCGCCGCTCGGGCGCTGGCCCGGCGCGTCGCCGAGGAACAAGGGTGGACCCTCGCACGCGAGGTCGGCTGGCACGTCCGGTTCGAAGCACGCTTCTCGCGCGAAACGCGCGTCCTGTTTGCGACCGAGGGCATCCTCACCGCCCGGCTCCAGCAGGATCCGCTGCTGAGCGGAATCACGACGGTCGTGCTGGATGAGTTCCACGAGCGCAGCGTGCATGCCGACCTCGGGCTCGCCCTCGTGCGGCAGGCATGGCTCGCGCGCGACGATCTGCGCGTGCTGGTGATGTCGGCGACGATCGACCCCGCGCCGGTCGCGCGGTTCCTCAATCAGTGCCCCGTCGTCAATGTGGCCGGCGACCCGCACCCGCTGTCGATCGCCTACGAGCCGGATGCGCCCCTCGCCTCGGTCGTCGAGCGCGTGCTGCGCGAGCGGCCCGGCAATATCCTCTGCTTCCTGCCCGGCAGCCGTGAGATCGATCGCGCGGCACGCGAGGTCGAACCGATCGCTTGCCGCCTCGGTGCGGAAGTACGTCCGCTGCATGGCACCCTTTCCGCCGAGGAGCAGGACGACGTCCTGACGCCGGGCACGACCCGACGCATCGTCCTCGCCACCAACCTCGCGGAGACGTCGGTCACCGTCCCCGGCGTGCGCACCGTCATCGACTCCGGCTGGCAGAAGGTCGCGCGTTACGACGCCGCGCGCGCGCTCGACACGCTCCAGACCGAACGCGTCTCCGCCGATGCCGCCGATCAACGGGCGGGCCGCGCCGCACGACTCGGCCCGGGTGTTGCGATTCGCCTGTGGGCGGACCGCGACAAGCTGCGCCCGTTCCGGGAACCGGACATCGCGCGCATCGACCTCGCGCCGGTGCTGCTCGCCATCCTGGCCTGGGGCGGCAACGAGACGACGTTCGAGTGGTTCGAAGCGCCCGCTCAGCAACGTCGTGCGGACGCGCGGCGGCTGCTCGCGCGATTGGGTGCCGTCGACGAAACCGGCCTCACCGCGGCGGGTCGGGTGCTGGCGCGGCTGCCGTTGCCGCCGAGGCTGTCACGCATGGTCGTGGAAGCTGACGGGCATCCGGACGCCTGCCTGATCGCCGCGTTGCTGACCGATGGCCGCGCGCCGACGGCCGACGGCCGAACGACGGCCTCCGACCTGCTGTCCCTCATTCCGGGCGCACGTGCGCTGCCACACTTGCGTCGCGCCGCCAAGGCCGTGCGTGGCGCCCTTGCCGAGAGCCAGGTCGCCCGGACGCCGGTACGCGGGCGCGATCGTCGGGCCGACGCGTCGATCGACGAAGACGTGTTGTGCCGCGCGCTGCTCTCGGGCTTCCCGGATCGCGTTGCGCAGCGGCGCACCGAGCATGGCGATGCGCTGCTACTCGCCGCAGGCACGGGTGCGCGACTGTCGCCAGCGAGCGGCGTGCGTAACGCGGCGTGGCTCGTCGCGCTGGATGTCCGCGGCATCGAAGGTCGCGACGCCGTTGTCCAACTCGCCAGTGGCGTCGAGCGCGACTGGTTGGCGCCGACCCACACGGAACGCAGGGTCTGGGTGGACGAGACCGGTCGGCTGCGGGCGGTCCGCGTGCGCCGTTACGACGCGTTGACACTGCAGGAACTCCACGATGCGCTGCGGCCCGAGGACCGGGCCGTGCTCGCACGTGCATGGCAGGACGCGCCACGCACTCCCGGGGACCAGCAGTTGCTGGCCCGGCTTGCTTTCGCAGGCGTCGAACTCGACGTCGCCGACGTGCTCGCGTCGACAGCCGCCGACCTGACCCGCCTCGACCAGATCGATCTCGAGGGCGCCCTGCCCTGGGACATCCGTCAGCGCCTGCTGACCGATGCACCAGCGCGGCTGGCGCTGCCCAGCGGACGCACTGCCGTGCTCGTCTACGACCACGGCCGCGTCGTCCGCGCCGCCGTCAAGCTGCAGGAACTGTTCGGCCTCGCCGAGACGCCACGGATCGGGCCTCGGCGTGACCCGGTCGTGTTCGAGTTGCTCGCGCCCAACGGCCGACCGGTACAGACCACCCAGGATCTGCGGAGCTTCTGGACGACCACCTACGCGGAGGTCCGCAGGGAACTGCGGGCCCGCTACCCGAGGCACCCATGGCCCGAGGACCCCTGGACCGCCACACCAACACATCGCCCGCGGCCAAGAACATGA
- the glyA gene encoding serine hydroxymethyltransferase → MYHLTPQHLRTLAQVDPDIAQAIADETSRQNLGLELIASENFASVAVMAAAGSVMTNKYAEGYPGKRYYGGCEFVDVAESLAIQRALELFQAEHANVQPHSGAQANMAVMLSFLNPGDTILGMNLAHGGHLTHGHPLNFSGKLYKVVPYGVREDDERLDYDELERLAHEHKPKLIVVGASAYPRVIDFERIATVARSVGARLLTDMAHIAGLVAAGVHPSPVPHSDYVTTTTHKTLRGPRGGLILCRQAYAKEIDRAVFPGVQGGPLMHIIAAKAVCFREALELPFRAYQAQVASNARRLAQALRDEGFRLVSGGTDNHLMLVDVFSKGITGKQAEAALGRAAITVNKNAIPFDKNPPMVASGIRIGTPAVTTRGMGEAEMDRIADLISAALTEPENETALARIKGEVEDLCREFPLYPLPA, encoded by the coding sequence ATGTATCACCTCACGCCCCAACACCTGCGCACGCTGGCCCAGGTCGACCCAGACATCGCCCAGGCGATCGCCGACGAAACCTCGCGGCAGAACCTCGGCCTCGAGCTGATCGCCTCCGAGAACTTCGCGAGTGTGGCCGTCATGGCCGCCGCGGGCTCGGTGATGACCAACAAGTACGCGGAGGGATATCCGGGCAAGCGCTACTACGGCGGCTGCGAGTTCGTGGACGTCGCCGAGTCGCTGGCCATCCAGCGGGCGCTCGAACTGTTCCAGGCCGAGCACGCCAACGTGCAGCCCCACTCGGGTGCGCAGGCCAACATGGCGGTGATGCTGTCGTTCCTGAACCCGGGCGACACCATCCTCGGCATGAACCTGGCCCACGGCGGGCACCTGACGCACGGCCACCCGCTGAACTTCTCGGGCAAGCTGTACAAGGTAGTGCCGTACGGCGTGCGCGAGGACGACGAGCGCCTCGATTACGACGAGCTCGAGCGCCTTGCGCACGAACACAAGCCGAAGCTGATCGTGGTCGGGGCCAGCGCCTACCCGCGCGTCATCGATTTCGAACGCATCGCGACCGTGGCCAGGTCGGTGGGCGCGCGCCTGCTCACCGACATGGCGCACATCGCCGGACTCGTGGCCGCCGGCGTGCATCCGAGCCCGGTGCCCCACAGCGATTACGTGACGACGACCACGCACAAGACGCTGCGCGGTCCGCGCGGCGGGTTGATTCTCTGCCGGCAGGCGTACGCGAAGGAGATCGATCGCGCCGTGTTTCCGGGCGTGCAGGGTGGCCCCCTGATGCACATCATCGCCGCCAAGGCGGTGTGCTTCCGCGAGGCACTCGAGCTGCCGTTCCGGGCCTACCAGGCGCAGGTGGCAAGCAACGCCAGGCGGCTTGCGCAGGCGCTGCGCGACGAGGGCTTCCGCCTGGTCAGCGGCGGCACCGACAACCACCTGATGCTCGTGGACGTGTTCTCGAAGGGCATCACCGGGAAGCAGGCCGAAGCGGCGCTCGGCCGGGCCGCCATCACCGTCAACAAGAACGCGATTCCGTTTGACAAGAATCCGCCGATGGTAGCCTCCGGCATCCGCATCGGCACACCGGCCGTCACCACGCGCGGGATGGGCGAGGCAGAGATGGATCGCATCGCCGACCTGATCTCGGCTGCGCTCACCGAGCCCGAGAACGAGACCGCGCTCGCCAGGATCAAGGGCGAAGTGGAAGACCTGTGCCGGGAGTTCCCGCTGTACCCACTCCCGGCCTGA
- a CDS encoding ATP-dependent DNA helicase — protein sequence MPGVPAVPTPGLIDGVRRVLGTGGALASVLDGFEPRASQQQMAEAVARVVTDSGVLLAEAGTGTGKTLAYLVPAILSGRKVLVSTGTRNLQQQLIDKDVPLLQRALGPFRAACMKGRANYLCLHRFEQALHDDRPRDDDTRVAMTLIEHWAPRTQTGDRAELADLPEDLPFWHGIAATTENCLGNECPRYTDCFVTRMRQEAADADVVIVNHHLLCADAAVRRHSFGEVIPECQVGIVDEAHQLEDVATQYFGVTVSNYRVEQLFTDAAAIRTSPLFVPQQDAQAVARAIEGLASSSRGFFLDLQTRRPGVRQSADPGATLFDERLRVTGETLAEAAGESGLQLIDALTALEEALALLKDAPEDLRAIGRRAGEIRDDMKFLLRAREEEYVYFLEIRGRHVALRAAPIDVSHIIRDVLIDRLPALVLTSATLSIGGSFGYVRARLGIGEALEVRVTSEFDYRTQALVYLPRKMPDPRTREYAAAFAEEAARLLTASEGRAFLLFTSYAALRDAHARLSTRLPYPMFVQGTVPRGVLIEQFRRTPNAVLFGTSSFWQGVDVMGDALSCVIIDRIPFASPGDPVVAARIEALQRRGIDAFAGFQVPLAILTLLQGVGRLIRHRQDRGVIALLDPRLQSMGYGRRFLNALPPAPVTRRPEDVERFFAEV from the coding sequence GTGCCGGGAGTTCCCGCTGTACCCACTCCCGGCCTGATCGACGGCGTTCGGCGCGTCCTCGGCACCGGGGGCGCGCTCGCCTCGGTCCTCGACGGCTTCGAGCCGCGTGCCAGCCAGCAACAGATGGCCGAGGCCGTCGCCCGCGTCGTCACCGACAGCGGCGTACTGCTGGCCGAGGCGGGCACGGGGACCGGCAAGACGCTCGCGTATCTCGTGCCGGCCATCCTGTCGGGCCGGAAGGTGCTCGTCTCGACGGGTACGCGCAACCTCCAGCAACAGCTGATCGACAAGGACGTGCCGCTCCTGCAGCGGGCACTCGGGCCGTTCCGTGCCGCGTGCATGAAGGGGCGCGCCAACTACCTGTGCCTGCATCGCTTCGAGCAGGCGCTGCACGACGACCGGCCGCGCGACGACGACACCCGCGTGGCGATGACGCTCATAGAGCATTGGGCGCCCCGCACGCAGACCGGCGATCGCGCCGAACTGGCCGACCTGCCGGAGGACCTCCCGTTCTGGCACGGCATTGCCGCGACCACCGAGAACTGCCTCGGGAACGAGTGTCCGCGCTACACCGACTGCTTCGTCACGCGCATGCGCCAGGAGGCTGCCGACGCCGACGTGGTGATCGTCAATCACCACCTGCTCTGCGCCGACGCCGCGGTCCGACGCCATTCGTTCGGCGAGGTCATTCCCGAATGCCAGGTCGGCATCGTCGACGAAGCGCACCAGCTCGAGGACGTGGCCACGCAGTACTTCGGCGTGACCGTCAGCAACTACCGCGTCGAACAGCTGTTCACCGACGCGGCGGCGATCCGCACGTCGCCATTGTTCGTGCCGCAACAGGATGCGCAGGCAGTGGCGCGGGCGATCGAGGGACTCGCGTCTTCCTCACGAGGGTTCTTCCTCGACCTGCAGACACGGCGTCCCGGTGTGCGCCAGTCCGCCGACCCTGGCGCGACACTGTTCGACGAGCGCCTGCGTGTCACCGGCGAGACGCTGGCCGAGGCCGCGGGCGAAAGCGGACTGCAGTTGATCGACGCGCTCACCGCCCTCGAGGAGGCGCTCGCGCTGCTGAAGGATGCGCCCGAGGACCTGAGGGCGATCGGCAGGCGCGCCGGCGAGATTCGCGACGACATGAAGTTCCTGTTGCGGGCACGCGAGGAGGAATACGTCTACTTCCTCGAGATCCGCGGCCGCCATGTCGCGCTGCGGGCGGCGCCGATCGACGTCTCGCACATCATTCGTGACGTGCTGATCGACCGCTTGCCGGCGCTGGTGCTCACGTCGGCGACGCTCTCGATCGGTGGCTCCTTCGGTTACGTACGCGCTCGCCTGGGCATCGGTGAGGCGCTCGAAGTGCGCGTCACGTCCGAGTTCGACTACCGCACGCAGGCGCTGGTCTACCTGCCGCGGAAGATGCCCGATCCACGGACGCGCGAGTACGCCGCCGCCTTCGCCGAGGAAGCGGCCCGGCTCCTGACCGCGAGCGAGGGCCGCGCGTTCCTCCTCTTCACCAGCTACGCGGCGTTGCGCGACGCGCATGCCCGCCTCTCGACGCGCCTGCCGTACCCGATGTTCGTGCAGGGAACGGTGCCGCGCGGCGTGCTCATCGAGCAGTTCCGGCGTACGCCCAACGCCGTGCTCTTCGGCACGTCCAGCTTCTGGCAGGGCGTCGACGTGATGGGCGACGCGCTGAGTTGCGTGATCATCGACCGGATCCCGTTCGCGTCGCCCGGCGATCCCGTCGTGGCGGCCCGGATCGAGGCACTGCAGCGGCGCGGCATCGACGCCTTCGCCGGTTTCCAGGTCCCGCTCGCGATCCTCACGCTCCTGCAGGGCGTCGGCCGCTTGATCCGGCATCGGCAGGATCGCGGCGTCATTGCGCTGCTCGATCCGCGTCTGCAGTCGATGGGGTATGGCCGGCGCTTCCTGAACGCGCTGCCGCCCGCGCCGGTCACGCGGCGTCCTGAAGACGTCGAGCGGTTCTTCGCGGAAGTGTAG
- the rpiB gene encoding ribose 5-phosphate isomerase B: MRVALGADHAGVHLKDAVRSLLEARGVEVQDFGTVDETSVDYPDYAAQVGRAVAAGEVDRGILACGTGLGMAIAANKIDGVRAAPVVDLESARLSREHNDANILALGARVTSSDMALQIVSTFLDTPFAGGRHQRRIDKITALEHERRT, from the coding sequence ATGCGCGTGGCGCTGGGCGCCGATCATGCGGGTGTCCATCTCAAGGATGCCGTCCGTTCCCTGCTGGAGGCCCGGGGCGTCGAGGTGCAGGATTTCGGTACCGTCGACGAGACCTCGGTGGACTATCCCGACTACGCAGCGCAGGTAGGACGCGCAGTGGCCGCGGGCGAGGTCGATCGCGGCATTCTGGCGTGCGGGACCGGCCTCGGGATGGCGATTGCGGCCAACAAGATCGACGGCGTGCGTGCCGCACCGGTGGTCGATCTCGAGAGCGCCCGCCTGTCACGCGAACACAACGACGCCAATATCCTCGCGCTCGGCGCGCGGGTGACGTCGTCGGACATGGCGCTGCAGATCGTGTCGACGTTCCTCGACACGCCCTTCGCCGGTGGGCGCCACCAGAGGCGCATCGACAAGATCACGGCGCTCGAGCACGAGCGCCGCACGTAG
- a CDS encoding class I SAM-dependent rRNA methyltransferase, protein MSASDAPPRLPTAVISRKGVDRVRAGHPWIYRSDVTEFHADRGDVVEVRDGRGALLGRALSSNESQITLRMLTRDATIVDRAFWRERLVSAIAVRERLQFDATAVRLVHGEADLLPSLIVDRYADVLVVQTLSQGTEANRDLIVELLVELLQPRGVLLRNDPKVRTLEGLPQEVVLAYGEVPDVVEVREGPLTYRVDPWHGQKTGLFLDQSENHKAAASYARGRALDAFSYQGGFALRMAPLVQHVLALDASADAVAAITANAARHGLANVEAREANVFDALREFERADARFDTIVLDPPAFAKHKGAIPKAMSGYKDINLRALRLLNPGGHLITCTCSAHVDEGMFGGIILAAATDAQVPVVVVEKRMQARDHPVLLSVPETYYLKCFVLRRAA, encoded by the coding sequence ATGTCAGCCTCCGACGCTCCGCCCCGCCTTCCGACCGCCGTCATCTCCCGCAAGGGGGTGGACCGCGTGCGCGCCGGCCATCCCTGGATCTATCGCTCGGACGTCACGGAATTCCACGCCGATCGCGGCGACGTCGTCGAGGTGCGCGACGGCCGAGGCGCCCTGCTCGGCCGTGCGCTGTCGTCCAACGAGTCGCAGATCACGCTGCGGATGCTCACCCGTGATGCGACCATAGTCGATCGAGCGTTCTGGCGCGAGCGGCTCGTGTCGGCGATCGCGGTGCGTGAACGGTTGCAGTTCGACGCGACGGCAGTGCGGCTCGTCCACGGTGAAGCCGACCTGCTGCCGTCGCTCATCGTCGACCGTTATGCCGACGTGCTCGTCGTGCAGACGCTGTCGCAGGGCACCGAGGCGAACCGCGACCTGATCGTCGAGTTGCTCGTGGAACTCTTGCAGCCGCGCGGCGTCCTGCTGCGCAACGACCCGAAGGTGCGCACGCTGGAGGGGCTGCCCCAGGAAGTGGTGCTCGCGTACGGCGAAGTGCCCGACGTCGTCGAGGTGCGTGAGGGGCCGCTGACCTACCGGGTCGATCCATGGCACGGGCAGAAGACCGGCCTGTTCCTCGATCAGAGCGAGAACCATAAAGCGGCGGCCTCCTACGCGCGAGGCCGCGCCCTCGACGCCTTCAGCTACCAGGGTGGTTTTGCCTTGCGCATGGCCCCGCTCGTCCAACACGTGCTGGCACTCGATGCTTCGGCCGATGCCGTCGCCGCGATCACCGCCAACGCGGCGCGTCACGGACTGGCCAACGTCGAGGCGCGTGAGGCGAACGTCTTCGACGCCTTGCGCGAGTTCGAGCGCGCCGACGCCCGGTTCGACACGATCGTGCTCGACCCACCCGCGTTCGCCAAGCACAAGGGCGCCATCCCCAAGGCGATGAGTGGCTACAAGGACATCAACCTGCGGGCGCTGCGGCTGCTGAATCCGGGCGGCCACCTCATCACGTGCACGTGCTCGGCACACGTGGACGAGGGCATGTTCGGCGGCATCATCCTCGCGGCCGCCACCGACGCGCAGGTACCGGTCGTCGTCGTCGAGAAGCGCATGCAGGCACGGGATCACCCGGTGCTGCTCAGCGTCCCGGAGACGTACTATCTGAAATGCTTCGTGCTTCGCAGAGCCGCGTGA
- the thiC gene encoding phosphomethylpyrimidine synthase ThiC, whose amino-acid sequence MSQSPAPAATSLLTYEEAFPGSRKVLVEGPLGVRVPMREIELSGGNAPLRVYDTSGPQGVDVREGLPQSRRTWIEGRGDTVEEPRHLLLEAWTREMPPALAARTRTRRRARGDQAVSQLAYARRGDITTEMAYIATRESLTPEFVRDEVARGRAIIPANINHPELEPMIIGRHFLVKINANIGNSAVSSSIEEEVDKLRWSTLWGADTVMDLSTGRDIHETREWIIRNSAVPIGTVPIYQALEKVGGRPEELTWELYRDTLIEQAEQGVDYFTVHAGVLLRYIPLTARRVTGIVSRGGSILAKWCLAHHKENFLYTHFREICEIMRAYDVSFSLGDGLRPGSIADANDAAQFGELQTQGELTRIAWEYDVQVMNEGPGHVPMHLIKENMEKQLEWCGEAPFYTLGPLTTDIAPGYDHITSAIGAAMIGWYGTAMLCYVTPKEHLGLPNRDDVKAGVIAYKIAAHAADLAKGHPHARVWDDTLSKARFEFRWRDQFNLALDPVTARAYHDETLPAEGAKVAHFCSMCGPKFCSMEITQQVRDYAAAQGLEADQALARGLEEKAQEFGKAGEIYVKAEA is encoded by the coding sequence GTGTCACAGTCGCCCGCACCTGCCGCCACATCCCTGCTGACCTACGAAGAGGCGTTCCCCGGATCCCGCAAGGTGCTCGTGGAGGGTCCCCTCGGCGTCCGTGTGCCGATGCGCGAGATCGAGCTGTCGGGTGGCAATGCGCCGCTGCGGGTGTACGACACCAGCGGGCCGCAGGGCGTGGACGTGCGCGAAGGGCTGCCGCAGTCGCGCCGGACATGGATCGAGGGTCGTGGCGACACGGTGGAGGAGCCGCGCCACCTCCTGCTCGAGGCGTGGACGAGAGAGATGCCGCCGGCCCTGGCCGCACGGACGCGTACGCGGCGCCGGGCGCGCGGCGACCAGGCCGTGAGCCAGCTCGCCTACGCGCGGCGGGGCGACATCACGACGGAGATGGCCTACATCGCCACGCGTGAGAGCCTCACGCCCGAATTCGTGCGCGACGAGGTCGCGCGCGGCCGCGCCATCATCCCGGCCAACATCAATCACCCCGAACTGGAGCCGATGATCATCGGTCGCCATTTCCTGGTGAAGATCAACGCCAACATCGGCAACTCCGCCGTCTCCTCGTCCATCGAGGAAGAAGTGGACAAGCTCCGCTGGTCGACGCTCTGGGGCGCCGACACGGTGATGGACCTCTCGACCGGCAGGGACATCCACGAGACGCGCGAATGGATCATCCGCAACAGCGCGGTGCCGATCGGCACGGTGCCGATCTACCAGGCGCTCGAGAAGGTCGGCGGCCGTCCTGAGGAACTCACCTGGGAGTTGTACCGCGACACGCTGATCGAGCAGGCCGAGCAGGGCGTCGACTACTTCACCGTGCACGCGGGCGTGCTGCTGCGATACATCCCGCTGACTGCCAGGCGCGTCACCGGCATCGTCTCCCGTGGCGGCTCGATCCTCGCGAAGTGGTGTCTCGCGCATCACAAGGAGAATTTCCTCTACACGCATTTCCGCGAGATCTGCGAGATCATGCGCGCCTACGACGTGTCGTTCTCGCTTGGCGACGGGTTGCGCCCCGGCTCGATTGCCGATGCCAACGACGCGGCGCAGTTCGGCGAGTTGCAGACGCAGGGCGAGCTGACGCGCATCGCCTGGGAGTACGACGTGCAGGTGATGAACGAGGGCCCAGGCCACGTCCCCATGCATCTCATCAAGGAGAACATGGAGAAGCAGCTCGAGTGGTGCGGCGAGGCGCCGTTCTACACGCTGGGCCCGCTCACCACCGACATCGCGCCGGGCTACGACCACATCACGTCGGCGATTGGTGCGGCGATGATCGGCTGGTACGGCACCGCGATGCTCTGCTACGTCACCCCGAAGGAACACCTCGGGCTGCCCAATCGCGATGACGTGAAGGCGGGGGTGATCGCGTACAAGATCGCCGCGCATGCGGCCGATCTCGCCAAGGGGCATCCGCATGCCCGCGTGTGGGACGACACCCTCTCGAAGGCGCGCTTCGAGTTCCGTTGGCGCGATCAGTTCAACCTGGCGCTCGATCCGGTGACGGCGCGTGCGTACCACGACGAGACGCTGCCGGCCGAGGGCGCCAAGGTCGCGCACTTCTGTTCGATGTGTGGACCGAAGTTCTGTTCGATGGAGATCACGCAGCAGGTGCGTGACTACGCGGCGGCACAGGGCCTCGAAGCCGATCAGGCGCTTGCGCGGGGTCTCGAGGAGAAGGCGCAGGAGTTCGGGAAAGCGGGCGAGATTTACGTCAAGGCCGAGGCGTAG
- the htpX gene encoding zinc metalloprotease HtpX, producing MTSSLKTAALLGLLSAVFLYFGQLLGGQGGLMTAFLFAVVMNVGSYWFSDKIVLRMYRAQEVGPGHPLYQVTAELVQRAQLPMPKVYVIPDQSPNAFATGRNPEHAAVAATEGIIRLLSRDELAGVMAHELAHVKHRDILISSVAATIAAAIMMVARLAQFASFFGGHSRSDDGEGSNPLVLLVGIFVAPLAAALIQAAISRSREFGADAGGAAIAGSPMGLASALRKIEGYSQRIPMDANPATAHMFIIKPFSVRGLFSLFSTHPPTEQRINALMGRNL from the coding sequence ATGACCAGCTCACTGAAGACCGCCGCGCTGCTGGGCTTGCTCAGCGCCGTGTTTCTCTATTTCGGACAACTGCTCGGTGGCCAGGGTGGCTTGATGACCGCCTTCCTGTTCGCCGTCGTCATGAACGTCGGGTCGTACTGGTTCTCGGACAAGATCGTGCTCCGGATGTACCGGGCGCAGGAGGTCGGACCGGGACACCCGCTCTACCAGGTGACCGCCGAACTCGTGCAGCGGGCCCAGCTGCCGATGCCGAAGGTCTATGTGATCCCCGATCAGTCCCCGAACGCCTTCGCGACCGGGCGCAACCCCGAACATGCCGCTGTCGCGGCGACCGAAGGCATCATCCGGCTCTTGAGCCGCGACGAACTGGCTGGCGTGATGGCGCATGAACTCGCCCACGTCAAGCACCGCGACATCCTCATCAGCTCGGTCGCCGCCACGATCGCGGCGGCAATCATGATGGTCGCGCGGCTGGCGCAGTTTGCCAGCTTCTTCGGCGGTCACTCACGATCCGACGACGGCGAGGGTTCCAACCCACTGGTGCTGCTCGTGGGGATCTTCGTCGCGCCCCTTGCGGCGGCGCTGATCCAGGCGGCCATCTCGCGCTCACGCGAATTCGGCGCCGATGCGGGCGGTGCCGCCATCGCCGGGTCGCCGATGGGCCTCGCGAGCGCGCTGCGCAAGATCGAGGGGTACAGCCAGCGGATCCCGATGGACGCCAACCCCGCGACCGCGCATATGTTCATCATCAAGCCGTTCAGCGTCCGCGGCCTGTTCTCCCTGTTCAGCACGCACCCGCCGACGGAGCAGCGCATCAACGCCCTCATGGGAAGAAACCTCTAG